In Geobacter sp., a single window of DNA contains:
- the flhA gene encoding flagellar biosynthesis protein FlhA encodes MAQTSAPAVQLTTTKSNSDVYLALAFVGVLALMIIPLPPLILDVFLATNITIALAILLVSLYIQQPLEFSVFPSLLLITTLYRLALNIASTRLILLHGSEGAEAAGAVIKSFGQFVVGGNYVVGAVLFLILVVINFVVITKGAGRIAEVAARFTLDAMPGKQMAIDADLSSGLINDTEAKVRRLKLGREADFYGSMDGASKFVRGDAVAGVLIMLINIFGGFIIGVWQQGMPLVDALSNYTLLTVGEGLVAQIPALIISTAAAMIVTRSADEKNFGHEITGQLLLFPKAFYITSGMMFFLGLIPGLPHFAFFLLSGAAFMAAKIGGVKPDVIAEEDITDMRAAEEPIEQTGTIRPLDTLELEVGYGLVPLVDASQEGELLERIRSIRKQFAQKMGFIVPPIHIHDNLQLKPHEYSVLIRGAKVGGGELAGQFLAMDVGTSIGQLDGTRTTEPVFGLPSVWIKGGDRERAQQQGYTVVDNTTVIATHISEVIKKHSHELVGRQEMQQLLDNLAASFPKVVEELVPNLLNLGTVLRVVKNLLKENVSIRDLRTILETLADYASVTKDPDILTEFARQGLGRYIVEQYKRDDDLLFLITLDRDVEELVAESVQHTDQGSYLAIEPATAQKIINSIRLLQEKFEQSGTTPVLIASPNIRRHVKYLTERFVPNLAVLSHNEIPPHIKIQSLGVVSINAS; translated from the coding sequence ATGGCACAGACATCGGCACCAGCTGTCCAGCTTACAACGACCAAGAGCAACTCTGATGTCTATCTGGCGTTGGCTTTTGTCGGCGTTCTGGCGTTGATGATCATTCCACTTCCGCCGCTGATCCTTGACGTGTTTCTCGCCACCAACATCACCATTGCGCTTGCGATTCTGCTGGTATCGCTCTACATCCAGCAACCGCTTGAGTTTTCGGTCTTCCCTTCGCTGTTGTTGATAACCACTCTGTACCGGCTGGCGCTGAACATTGCCTCCACCCGGCTGATTCTGCTGCACGGAAGTGAAGGAGCCGAGGCGGCAGGGGCGGTCATCAAGTCCTTCGGCCAATTCGTTGTCGGCGGGAACTACGTGGTCGGTGCGGTCCTCTTCCTGATCCTTGTTGTCATCAATTTCGTAGTCATCACCAAGGGTGCCGGCAGGATCGCCGAGGTTGCCGCCCGCTTTACCCTCGACGCCATGCCCGGAAAACAGATGGCTATCGATGCCGATCTTTCCAGCGGTCTCATCAACGATACCGAGGCCAAGGTTCGCCGGCTCAAGCTGGGCCGCGAAGCAGACTTTTACGGCTCCATGGACGGTGCCAGCAAGTTCGTCCGCGGTGACGCCGTAGCTGGCGTACTAATCATGTTGATCAACATCTTCGGTGGCTTCATCATCGGCGTCTGGCAGCAGGGAATGCCACTCGTGGACGCGCTGTCCAACTACACCCTGTTGACAGTCGGTGAAGGGCTGGTGGCCCAGATCCCGGCGCTGATCATTTCTACTGCCGCTGCCATGATCGTGACACGTTCGGCGGATGAGAAAAACTTCGGGCACGAAATTACCGGGCAACTGCTCCTTTTCCCCAAGGCATTTTACATTACATCCGGCATGATGTTCTTCCTGGGGTTGATCCCGGGGCTTCCGCACTTTGCCTTCTTCCTTCTCTCGGGCGCCGCTTTCATGGCTGCCAAGATTGGCGGGGTCAAGCCTGATGTGATTGCCGAAGAGGACATCACGGATATGCGGGCAGCTGAGGAACCGATCGAGCAGACCGGGACCATCAGGCCGCTGGATACCCTGGAACTGGAAGTCGGCTACGGGCTGGTGCCGCTGGTTGACGCGTCCCAGGAAGGAGAGCTTCTGGAGCGGATTCGCTCGATCCGCAAACAGTTCGCCCAAAAGATGGGATTTATTGTTCCGCCTATCCACATTCATGACAACTTGCAGCTCAAGCCACATGAATACTCTGTTCTTATCCGGGGTGCCAAGGTGGGTGGCGGCGAACTCGCCGGGCAATTCCTGGCCATGGATGTGGGCACCAGCATCGGCCAGCTTGACGGCACCCGCACCACCGAACCGGTATTCGGGCTTCCTTCCGTATGGATCAAGGGCGGCGATCGCGAGCGTGCCCAGCAGCAGGGGTATACCGTGGTGGACAACACCACGGTCATAGCTACCCACATCAGTGAGGTCATCAAGAAACATTCCCATGAACTGGTCGGTCGCCAGGAGATGCAGCAACTGCTGGATAATCTTGCTGCAAGCTTTCCGAAGGTTGTCGAGGAACTGGTCCCGAATCTGCTCAACCTGGGAACGGTCCTGCGAGTGGTCAAGAACCTCCTGAAAGAGAACGTCTCCATCAGAGACTTGAGAACTATCCTGGAAACCCTGGCAGATTATGCCAGCGTGACCAAGGACCCGGATATCCTCACCGAATTTGCACGCCAGGGGCTTGGCCGCTACATCGTGGAACAGTACAAGCGTGACGACGACCTGCTCTTCCTCATTACCCTTGACAGGGATGTGGAGGAACTGGTGGCCGAGTCGGTGCAGCATACCGACCAAGGGAGTTACCTGGCCATCGAACCTGCAACGGCACAAAAGATCATCAACAGCATCAGGTTGCTGCAGGAAAAATTCGAACAGAGCGGTACCACGCCGGTATTGATCGCATCTCCCAACATCCGGCGGCACGTCAAGTACCTGACGGAACGTTTCGTGCCGAATCTTGCAGTCCTGTCCCATAATGAGATTCCACCGCACATTAAAATTCAATCTCTAGGAGTGGTGAGCATCAATGCTAGTTAA
- the fliR gene encoding flagellar biosynthetic protein FliR, with protein MFPSLPFSTVTEFSFFTLVMGRIAGIFAATPIFGGKMVPVKVKAGLTFVMTLVLYPVIRVKLPELPTDSVFLVLLIIRETLIGITLGLVAQAIFSAVEFCGQLVGTQMGFSIVSLFDPTQGTQTPILSVFQALLATLLFMALGVHHVFIRAIVESYQTIPVGGWHMSEELLKFISAVITNIFVLGVKLAAPVMVALLVTTVVLGIMARIFPQMNVFLVSMPLNIGLGFLILGMTLLSFLHTLENSFGVVAQQIKVLFRLLG; from the coding sequence ATGTTTCCTTCGCTCCCTTTTTCCACGGTCACCGAATTCAGCTTTTTCACCCTGGTGATGGGGAGAATCGCCGGCATCTTTGCCGCAACGCCCATCTTCGGCGGCAAGATGGTGCCGGTGAAGGTAAAGGCGGGCCTGACCTTTGTCATGACCCTGGTGCTCTACCCGGTCATCAGGGTCAAGCTGCCTGAGCTCCCCACCGATTCCGTGTTCCTGGTGCTGCTCATCATCCGTGAGACGCTGATTGGCATTACCCTGGGCCTCGTCGCCCAGGCCATCTTCTCTGCCGTGGAATTCTGCGGCCAACTGGTGGGGACGCAGATGGGTTTTTCCATCGTCAGCCTCTTTGATCCAACGCAAGGGACCCAGACGCCCATTCTTTCCGTTTTTCAGGCACTCCTGGCAACCCTGCTCTTCATGGCCCTCGGGGTACATCATGTCTTCATCCGCGCGATCGTCGAGAGCTACCAGACGATCCCGGTCGGTGGGTGGCACATGAGCGAAGAACTGCTGAAATTTATATCTGCCGTTATCACCAACATTTTCGTCCTGGGGGTCAAGCTTGCGGCACCGGTCATGGTTGCCCTGCTGGTGACGACCGTCGTGCTCGGCATTATGGCGCGGATCTTCCCCCAGATGAACGTTTTTCTCGTCAGCATGCCGCTCAATATCGGCCTCGGTTTTTTGATTCTCGGCATGACGCTGCTCTCCTTTCTTCATACCCTGGAAAACTCCTTCGGAGTCGTGGCACAGCAGATCAAGGTGTTGTTCCGCCTTCTCGGGTAG
- the fliQ gene encoding flagellar biosynthesis protein FliQ — translation MTPELVVQLARRAFETTLLLSAPLLIFSLVVGLIISVFQAVTSINEVTITFVPKIVAVMVAMIIFFPWMMSYLSDFTREIYALIATMRR, via the coding sequence ATGACCCCCGAGCTCGTAGTCCAACTGGCCCGTCGCGCCTTTGAAACGACCCTGCTTCTTTCTGCACCGTTGTTGATTTTCAGCCTGGTGGTGGGTCTCATCATCAGCGTCTTTCAGGCAGTGACCTCGATCAACGAAGTAACCATCACCTTTGTCCCGAAGATCGTTGCAGTCATGGTTGCCATGATCATCTTCTTCCCCTGGATGATGAGCTATCTCTCCGACTTCACCCGTGAAATCTATGCGCTCATAGCTACCATGAGACGTTGA
- the flhB gene encoding flagellar biosynthesis protein FlhB, whose protein sequence is MAEQDKHSKTEEPTGKKVSEARSKGNIPRSRDLASTVTLLTAFITLYITGGYMVAVLKRTFSDYLGGIGKFQISEANVYSLFLKTSAIISIVLLPFLLVMIIVGIVANFTQGGVVLSTERLKFDLNKLNPISGMSKLFQKEALFEGAKSLVKIVIVGYIGYKVLRDEVGTFIYLTEKDVSGIIEYVSHISFKVVLHTSGVMLILGVLDLMFVKWRFMENLKMTKQEVKDESKDAEGDPQIKGKIRSMRLAQHRRRLRKIIPTADVVITNPTHYAVALKYDRISMGAPVVLAKGVDYLALRIREIAQEHRIMLVENRFLARELYAQVKEGEEIPESLYAAVAEVLAYVYSIKGKI, encoded by the coding sequence ATGGCCGAACAGGATAAACATTCCAAAACAGAAGAACCTACCGGTAAAAAGGTTTCCGAAGCGCGGTCCAAGGGAAATATCCCGCGCAGTCGGGATCTCGCCTCCACAGTTACCCTCCTGACTGCCTTCATAACCCTGTACATTACCGGCGGCTACATGGTGGCGGTGCTCAAGCGAACCTTCAGCGATTACCTGGGGGGTATCGGCAAATTCCAGATCAGCGAGGCTAATGTTTATTCGCTCTTTCTCAAAACTTCGGCGATCATTTCCATTGTCCTTCTTCCTTTCCTGCTAGTCATGATTATCGTCGGTATCGTGGCCAACTTCACCCAGGGTGGTGTTGTCCTCTCTACCGAGCGGCTGAAATTCGACCTGAACAAGCTGAATCCTATCAGTGGCATGTCCAAGCTCTTTCAGAAAGAAGCCCTTTTTGAAGGGGCAAAGTCACTGGTCAAAATTGTCATCGTCGGCTACATCGGCTACAAGGTGCTCCGCGATGAGGTCGGGACGTTCATCTACCTGACGGAAAAGGATGTGTCCGGCATTATCGAATATGTCAGCCATATCTCTTTCAAGGTTGTGCTACACACCTCTGGGGTGATGCTCATCCTGGGGGTGCTCGATCTGATGTTCGTCAAGTGGCGATTCATGGAGAATCTGAAAATGACCAAGCAGGAGGTCAAGGATGAATCCAAGGACGCCGAGGGCGATCCGCAGATCAAGGGAAAGATCAGGTCGATGCGTCTTGCCCAGCATCGACGCAGATTGCGGAAGATCATCCCGACTGCGGACGTGGTTATAACCAACCCGACCCACTATGCCGTGGCGCTCAAGTATGACCGGATCTCGATGGGGGCGCCGGTAGTTCTGGCCAAAGGGGTTGACTATCTTGCGCTCAGGATCAGGGAGATTGCCCAGGAGCACAGGATCATGCTGGTGGAGAACCGTTTCCTCGCCAGAGAGCTCTACGCGCAGGTAAAGGAAGGCGAAGAGATCCCCGAATCTTTGTATGCCGCTGTAGCCGAGGTTCTGGCATATGTTTACAGCATCAAGGGCAAGATATGA
- the fliP gene encoding flagellar type III secretion system pore protein FliP (The bacterial flagellar biogenesis protein FliP forms a type III secretion system (T3SS)-type pore required for flagellar assembly.), with protein MKKRSLALTILLLLVAGAVWAAPEPIALPTISVGVGKVTKPGDISVTLQILFLMTIISLAPGLLIMTTSFTRIVVVLSFLRNALGTQQSPSNQIVVSLALFLTFFIMSPVWQQVNNDALVPYKAQTITQEEAFKRAVAPMRKFMLSQAREKDLALFINISKMPRPKNADDIPTLTLIPAFIISELRTAFQIGFLVYIPFLVVDMVVASVLMSMGMMMLPPVMISLPFKILLFVLVDGWGLVIGSLIESFG; from the coding sequence ATGAAGAAGCGTTCTCTGGCACTAACAATCCTGCTGTTGCTGGTTGCTGGAGCGGTTTGGGCCGCGCCCGAGCCGATCGCACTGCCGACCATCAGCGTTGGCGTCGGCAAGGTCACAAAACCCGGCGACATCTCGGTAACCCTGCAGATCCTCTTCCTGATGACCATCATCTCCCTGGCACCGGGCCTGCTCATCATGACCACATCATTCACACGTATCGTGGTGGTACTCTCCTTCCTGCGCAACGCCCTCGGCACCCAGCAGTCCCCCTCGAACCAGATCGTGGTCAGCCTGGCGCTCTTTCTGACGTTTTTCATCATGAGTCCGGTCTGGCAACAGGTCAACAACGATGCCCTGGTGCCCTACAAGGCCCAGACCATCACGCAGGAAGAGGCGTTCAAACGGGCAGTGGCGCCGATGAGAAAATTCATGCTTTCCCAGGCTCGAGAAAAGGACTTAGCCCTTTTCATAAATATCTCCAAGATGCCGCGGCCGAAAAATGCTGATGACATCCCTACCCTCACCCTGATTCCGGCGTTCATCATCAGTGAACTGCGAACGGCATTCCAGATCGGGTTCCTGGTCTATATCCCCTTTCTGGTCGTGGATATGGTGGTCGCTTCTGTCCTCATGTCCATGGGGATGATGATGCTTCCGCCGGTCATGATCTCACTTCCCTTCAAAATACTGCTCTTTGTCCTCGTGGACGGGTGGGGGCTGGTCATTGGCTCGCTCATTGAAAGTTTCGGATAG